In the Endozoicomonas sp. SCSIO W0465 genome, TAATGGTGATGCCGGTATCGGGGCGGGGTCAGTTTATTCTTCTTATTCTTATTCTGTAACTGTTCAGCACCCCCACATAAATCTGGAATTTTCTGATTTTTATACCATCCTCTTAAGCACCATTTTTCCACAATATTCGCCAGCATGATTCCAGAACTACCCGCAACTATGTCGGCTGAGATTCTCTTGAAAGAGAATGCAGAGCTGCGGATGAGAGTTGCCTGTCTGGAAGAGCGATGTCGAGAATTGGAAGAAAAGGTTGGCAAGAACAGTCAAAACAGCAGCAAGCCGCCATCGTCTGATGGTTATCAAAAACCTTGTAAAAACAGTAATTCTCCAGATCATTCTGACGACCTTTCCGCAGATAAAGGTACCGATCCATCGGATGAAAAACCCAATCCTAAAAGTCTGAGACAGTCTTCTGGTAATAAAGCCGGTGGAAAGAAAGGGCATCAGGGCACTTGTCTTAAACAGGTCGATATCCCTGACTATATTGAGTACCTTCCGGTTAAAGAATGCAATAAATGTCAGGCGTCTCTTCTTGATACTCGACTTTAGAGTCTGTATAAAACGATAATTCGGTCAGCTTTTTATAGTGAAGCAAGCCGAAATCAGTGAACTGTTTTTCCAAGTTCGTTATTACTTCCGTTTTTTGCCTAAAAGCCTTTAGTTATGCTGCTTCTGAATTATCCGGTATTAACTGGTCGATCAGATCGCGAAAATTGAACTCATATTTTTGCTTATATCTGTTCCAGCCCTTGCGAATAGAGAACCTCGGAATAATTCCTGAAAGAGCAATTTTCATCATGCCTGCAGTGGTTGTATCCGGGCTTCTCCAGGGTATCCGAGAAATATTCAGACATGC is a window encoding:
- a CDS encoding DUF6444 domain-containing protein, yielding MIPELPATMSAEILLKENAELRMRVACLEERCRELEEKVGKNSQNSSKPPSSDGYQKPCKNSNSPDHSDDLSADKGTDPSDEKPNPKSLRQSSGNKAGGKKGHQGTCLKQVDIPDYIEYLPVKECNKCQASLLDTRL